A single genomic interval of Xyrauchen texanus isolate HMW12.3.18 chromosome 8, RBS_HiC_50CHRs, whole genome shotgun sequence harbors:
- the LOC127648468 gene encoding TBC1 domain family member 10B-like codes for MAEISALNPSPPGMGNQSVHAHSSPLPLPSETPISKSSLNGDRAVMGNPTLQAGGGKNSPGSIWEATPAQNSSAPSTMATKSPADPPVLAAADGGSNGKTDLIGHTEAQCSEQEHKMPFSLELNPNPNLYPNVHINQISNPAPPSYIPPELPFPSVPIFAEHLSTSNPAPIHSSQDSSQTSAAPSEAQAPTQNPKPSTPSTDKMAPEPLCTPSKVEPPAVLVQESGGSLGLPYTVTYTRPAPDTLSYLESASLMSGTLESLSGLGEDGSSLGSDSEINGPLRRTDKYGFLGGAQYSESSEAEIQLAVARQREMKWLDMFRNWDKWISRRFQKVKIRCRKGIPSSLRAKAWQLLSNSQELLESNPGKFEELEKEPGDPKWLDIIEKDLHRQFPFHEMFAARGGYGQQDLFRILKAYTIYRPDEGYCQAQAPVAAVLLMHMPAEQAFWCLVQICEKYLPGYYSAGLEAIQLDGEVFFSLLRRVCPMAYRHLKKFKIDPILYMTEWFMCIFSRTLPWVCVLRVWDMFFCEGVKIVFRVGLVLLKQMLGSVDKLRELQGMYETMERLRNIPPETIREEFLVQEIVTLSVTEALVERECSIQLRKWRESRGELTHQPGRRLHGTRAIFEQKHRADAISSGGSLSFLGGPPPGPLRASSSLLSLSGLIKFKTPFHSHNKKGSISGSLGTDAVPLQPLGSSIGVVEPQSSAGMTHSKPPVSPPHNTGDGGRPQALHGPSPLAAASSATMAPAPTAHASSAHTLQPKVVSEHITPTIPSPTANNAPLPPCPESTNTAPAGAAEEDGKKKKKSKEYKKREREEEKQKSREKKEREKTEKERLKKEKEKAEKKKEKGGKRKDKGGGGGGEMEEKNGGAAAKDLA; via the exons ATGGCTGAAATCTCTGCCCTCAATCCTTCACCCCCTGGTATGGGCAACCAATCAGTGCATGCTCACTCTAGCCCACTACCTCTCCCATCAGAAACACCCATCTCAAAATCATCTCTAAATGGGGACCGAGCAGTGATGGGGAACCCAACATTACAGGCAGGAGGTGGGAAAAACTCCCCAGGTTCAATTTGGGAGGCCACACCTGCCCAGAACAGTTCTGCTCCCTCTACAATGGCAACAAAGAGTCCTGCTGATCCACCAGTACTAGCTGCTGCAGATGGAGGGTCTAATGGGAAAACTGATTTAATTGGCCACACAGAAGCACAGTGCTCAGAGCAGGAGCACAAGATGCCATTTTCCCTTGAACTTAATCCCAATCCTAATCTCTACCCCAATGTTCATATTAACCAGATCTCCAATCCTGCACCCCCCAGTTACATTCCACCTGAGCTTCCCTTTCCCTCTGTTCCCATTTTTGCAGAACATCTCTCAACCTCCAACCCTGCCCCCATTCACTCATCACAAGACTCCAGCCAAACATCAGCAGCTCCTTCTGAAGCACAAGCACCCACCCAGAACCCTAAACCCAGCACTCCCAGTACAGACAAGATGGCCCCTGAGCCTCTTTGCACACCCTCCAAAGTTGAGCCTCCAGCTGTACTGGTGCAGGAGTCAGGTGGGTCCCTGGGTTTGCCATACACAGTCACATATACACGTCCTGCTCCGGACACGCTTAGCTACCTGGAGTCAGCTAGCCTGATGTCAGGCACGCTGGAGTCTTTGTCTGGGCTTGGTGAGGATGGCAGTTCGCTGGGGTCAGACTCTGAGATCAACGGCCCATTGCGACGTACTGATAAATATGGGTTCCTGGGAGGAGCGCAGTACAGTGAGAGCAG TGAGGCTGAGATCCAGTTGGCTGTggcaagacagagagagatgaaATGGCTGGACATGTTCAGAAACTGGGACAAGTGGATATCACGACGCTTTCAAAAG GTAAAAATTCGCTGCAGGAAAGGAATCCCCTCTTCGCTCAGAGCTAAAGCCTGGCAGCTGCTCTCCAACAGTCAGGAACTTCTCGAGTCCAATCCTGGGAAGTTTGAG GAGCTGGAGAAAGAGCCAGGAGATCCAAAGTGGTTGGACATCATTGAGAAGGACTTGCACAGGCAGTTCCCATTCCATGAGATGTTTGCTGCTCGGGGAGGATATGG CCAGCAGGATCTGTTCCGGATTTTGAAGGCCTACACCATTTACCGCCCGGATGAGGGCTACTGTCAGGCCCAGGCACCAGTGGCAGCAGTTCTGCTCATGCACATGCCTGCTGAG CAAGCCTTCTGGTGTCTCGTGCAGATCTGTGAGAAATACTTGCCTGGGTACTACAGCGCTGGGTTG GAAGCTATCCAGCTTGATGGAGaggtttttttctctctgttgAGGAGAGTGTGTCCCATGGCTTACCGCCACCTGAAGAAATTTAAGATAGACCCAATCCTGTACATGACAGAGTGGTTCATGTGCATCTTCTCCCGTACGCTGCCTTGGGTCTGCGTCTTACGCGTCTGGGACATGTTTTTCTGTGAAG GAGTGAAGATTGTGTTCCGGGTGGGTCTGGTGCTACTCAAACAGATGCTGGGATCTGTGGATAAGCTCCGTGAGTTGCAGGGCATGTACGAGACTATGGAGCGACTGAGGAACATTCCCCCTGAAACTATCAGGGAGGAATTTCTTGTGCAAGAG ATTGTCACTCTATCTGTGACAGAGGCTCTCGTTGAGAGAGAGTGCAGTATTCAGCTGCGGAAGTGGCGGGAATCTCGTGGAGAGTTGACCCATCAACCAGGCCGTAGGCTGCACGGCACACGGGCCATCTTTGAGCAAAAGCACAGGGCCGATGCTATCAGCTCTGGGGGAAGCCTGTCCTTCTTGGGTGGTCCTCCCCCTGGCCCCTTGCGTGCTTCATCAAGCCTCCTTTCCCTTTCCGGCCTTATAAAGTTCAAGACACCATTTCATTCTCATAATAAGAAAGGCTCCATCTCTGGCAGCTTGGGCACAGATGCTGTCCCACTGCAGCCCCTTGGAAGTAGCATTGGTGTAGTGGAACCACAATCTTCGGCCGGTATGACCCACTCAAAGCCTCCTGTATCACCTCCCCATAATACCGGAGACGGGGGGAGGCCGCAGGCACTGCATGGTCCCAGTCCACTAGCTGCAGCATCTTCTGCTACCATGGCACCAGCTCCAACTGCACATGCATCCAGTGCACACACACTCCAACCAAAAGTTGTCTCTGAACACATCACCCCCACCATCCCCTCACCCACCGCCAACAACGCCCCATTACCACCGTGCCCCGAGTCCACAAATACAGCACCTGCAGGGGCAGCAGAAGAGGatggaaagaagaaaaagaaaagcaaAGAGTAcaagaagagggagagagaggaggaaaAGCAGAAATCTCGAGAAAAGAAGGAGCGGGAAAAGACAGAGAAGGAACGACTGaagaaagagaaggagaaagctgagAAGAAAAAGGAAAAGGGGGGGAAGAGAAAAGacaaaggaggaggtggaggtggagaGATGGAGGAGAAGAATGGAGGCGCAGCAGCGAAAGATTTGGCCTAA